In Pseudophryne corroboree isolate aPseCor3 chromosome 3, aPseCor3.hap2, whole genome shotgun sequence, a genomic segment contains:
- the BAG3 gene encoding BAG family molecular chaperone regulator 3 isoform X2: MAHHPVPRSSMKTTMSGSSDPLPPGWEIKLDPQTGWPFFVNHNDRTTTWSDPRAQDKMNQTLANGPPQESQKSANYYYPQLRPGYIPIPVLHDGLENRQQHPYYHLHQPGMHRVKCEPTLQKRPQSPLLGFNRPQSPAWSRSESPPTDKQSGQLSGSLTPRGSTQGPSPPPSVSDFSSLPQSPGRPGPGRPSLGSHQLPRGYIPIPVVHEKNMPRQFPQNVQQTQKTVYPQSEYHSHQPVFHRVQDEQDSWQTPTTKSSSRESSPARVISPSPARGQIPIQRISPFSGHQKSEPSSPTTVQVQMSSPSTVPVHPSSPTSIETQKSSLQPSSPSTVPVQPSSPTSVTVQPSSPITVKAQPSSPTALRVQPSSPTTVPAQPTSPTALPVQPSSSTTVPTQPTSPNALPAQPSSPTTVPVPTAFIEEDCKFSPKTVEKEEYKAPSPMEEKSASKESVPQKDPVVTEPQDKHPGVLQVERILDRVQALQEAVLNLQGRQNQKKYLILEEYLMKELLALDSVDPEGRTDVRQARRDGVRKVQNILETLEQKATVNRAAASQDVIEADGAVDRGVSNSANMSEQGALEHPQK; encoded by the exons ATGAACCAGACGTTGGCTAATGGTCCACCCCAGGAGAGTCAGAAGTCGGCTAACTACTACTACCCCCAGCTGCGGCCAGGTTATATCCCCATTCCGGTCCTGCATGATGGTTTGGAAAACAGACAGCAGCATCCATACTACCATCTACATCAGCCCGGAATGCACAGGGTTAAATGCGAGCCCACCCTGCAGAAGCGGCCTCAGTCTCCCCTGCTGGGGTTCAATCGTCCACAGTCTCCTGCTTGGTCTCGATCAGAATCTCCCCCAACTGATAAACAAAGCGGTCAGCTCAGCGGGTCTCTGACACCACGTGGATCCACACAAGGGCCATCG CCACCTCCGTCAGTCTCTGACTTCAGCAGTCTCCCACAGTCTCCTGGCAGACCAGGTCCCGGGAGACCAAGCCTCGGGAGCCACCAGCTACCGCGTGGCTATATTCCTATACCAGTGGTCCACGAGAAGAACATGCCACGGCAGTTTCCACAGAATGTCCAGCAGACACAGAAGACTGTTTACCCACAGTCAGAATACCATTCGCACCAGCCAGTGTTCCACAGAGTCCAAGATGAACAGGACTCCTGGCAAACGCCGACAACAAAGTCCTCTAGCCGGGAAAGCTCACCGGCCAGAGTGATCTCTCCTTCTCCTGCCAGAGGCCAG ATTCCTATTCAACGGATATCCCCATTTAGCGGGCATCAGAAGTCCGAGCCGTCCTCTCCCACCACTGTACAAGTCCAGATGTCTTCTCCCAGCACTGTACCAGTCCACCCATCTTCTCCTACTAGTATAGAAACCCAGAAATCGTCTCTCCAGCCATCTTCTCCCAGCACCGTACCAGTCCAACCATCTTCTCCCACCAGCGTAACAGTACAGCCATCTTCCCCTATCACTGTAAAAGCCCAGCCATCTTCGCCAACCGCTCTACGAGTCCAACCATCTTCTCCCACCACTGTTCCAGCCCAGCCAACGTCTCCCACTGCTCTACCAGTGCAGCCATCTTCTTCCACCACTGTTCCAACCCAGCCAACGTCTCCCAATGCTCTACCAGCACAACCATCCTCTCCCACCACTGTACCAGTTCCTACAGCATTTATAGAGGAGGACTGTAAATTTTCTCCCAAGACAGTGGAGAAGGAAGAGTATAAAGCTCCAAGTCCTATGGAGGAGAAATCTGCCTCCAAGGAATCCGTTCCTCAGAAGGATCCGGTGGTTACAGAACCCCAAGACAAGCATCCTGGAGTCCTACAGGTAGAAAGGATCTTGGACAGGGTGCAGGCGCTGCAAGAGGCAGTTCTCAACTTGCAGGGCCGTCAAAACCAGAAGAAGTATCTGATTCTAGAAGAATATCTTATGAAGGAGCTGTTGGCTTTAGATTCCGTTGATCCTGAAGGCCGCACTGACGTGCGCCAGGCCAGAAGAGATGGTGTCAGAAAAGTGCAGAACATCCTGGAGACTTTGGAACAGAAGGCAACTGTGAATCGGGCTGCAGCTTCCCAGGATGTAATAGAAGCTGACGGCGCAGTGGACAGAGGAGTGTCTAACTCTGCTAATATGTCAGAGCAAGGAGCCTTGGAGCATCCTCAGAAGTAG
- the BAG3 gene encoding BAG family molecular chaperone regulator 3 isoform X1 — protein sequence MAHHPVPRSSMKTTMSGSSDPLPPGWEIKLDPQTGWPFFVNHNDRTTTWSDPRAQDKMNQTLANGPPQESQKSANYYYPQLRPGYIPIPVLHDGLENRQQHPYYHLHQPGMHRVKCEPTLQKRPQSPLLGFNRPQSPAWSRSESPPTDKQSGQLSGSLTPRGSTQGPSPPPSVSDFSSLPQSPGRPGPGRPSLGSHQLPRGYIPIPVVHEKNMPRQFPQNVQQTQKTVYPQSEYHSHQPVFHRVQDEQDSWQTPTTKSSSRESSPARVISPSPARGQQIPIQRISPFSGHQKSEPSSPTTVQVQMSSPSTVPVHPSSPTSIETQKSSLQPSSPSTVPVQPSSPTSVTVQPSSPITVKAQPSSPTALRVQPSSPTTVPAQPTSPTALPVQPSSSTTVPTQPTSPNALPAQPSSPTTVPVPTAFIEEDCKFSPKTVEKEEYKAPSPMEEKSASKESVPQKDPVVTEPQDKHPGVLQVERILDRVQALQEAVLNLQGRQNQKKYLILEEYLMKELLALDSVDPEGRTDVRQARRDGVRKVQNILETLEQKATVNRAAASQDVIEADGAVDRGVSNSANMSEQGALEHPQK from the exons ATGAACCAGACGTTGGCTAATGGTCCACCCCAGGAGAGTCAGAAGTCGGCTAACTACTACTACCCCCAGCTGCGGCCAGGTTATATCCCCATTCCGGTCCTGCATGATGGTTTGGAAAACAGACAGCAGCATCCATACTACCATCTACATCAGCCCGGAATGCACAGGGTTAAATGCGAGCCCACCCTGCAGAAGCGGCCTCAGTCTCCCCTGCTGGGGTTCAATCGTCCACAGTCTCCTGCTTGGTCTCGATCAGAATCTCCCCCAACTGATAAACAAAGCGGTCAGCTCAGCGGGTCTCTGACACCACGTGGATCCACACAAGGGCCATCG CCACCTCCGTCAGTCTCTGACTTCAGCAGTCTCCCACAGTCTCCTGGCAGACCAGGTCCCGGGAGACCAAGCCTCGGGAGCCACCAGCTACCGCGTGGCTATATTCCTATACCAGTGGTCCACGAGAAGAACATGCCACGGCAGTTTCCACAGAATGTCCAGCAGACACAGAAGACTGTTTACCCACAGTCAGAATACCATTCGCACCAGCCAGTGTTCCACAGAGTCCAAGATGAACAGGACTCCTGGCAAACGCCGACAACAAAGTCCTCTAGCCGGGAAAGCTCACCGGCCAGAGTGATCTCTCCTTCTCCTGCCAGAGGCCAG cAGATTCCTATTCAACGGATATCCCCATTTAGCGGGCATCAGAAGTCCGAGCCGTCCTCTCCCACCACTGTACAAGTCCAGATGTCTTCTCCCAGCACTGTACCAGTCCACCCATCTTCTCCTACTAGTATAGAAACCCAGAAATCGTCTCTCCAGCCATCTTCTCCCAGCACCGTACCAGTCCAACCATCTTCTCCCACCAGCGTAACAGTACAGCCATCTTCCCCTATCACTGTAAAAGCCCAGCCATCTTCGCCAACCGCTCTACGAGTCCAACCATCTTCTCCCACCACTGTTCCAGCCCAGCCAACGTCTCCCACTGCTCTACCAGTGCAGCCATCTTCTTCCACCACTGTTCCAACCCAGCCAACGTCTCCCAATGCTCTACCAGCACAACCATCCTCTCCCACCACTGTACCAGTTCCTACAGCATTTATAGAGGAGGACTGTAAATTTTCTCCCAAGACAGTGGAGAAGGAAGAGTATAAAGCTCCAAGTCCTATGGAGGAGAAATCTGCCTCCAAGGAATCCGTTCCTCAGAAGGATCCGGTGGTTACAGAACCCCAAGACAAGCATCCTGGAGTCCTACAGGTAGAAAGGATCTTGGACAGGGTGCAGGCGCTGCAAGAGGCAGTTCTCAACTTGCAGGGCCGTCAAAACCAGAAGAAGTATCTGATTCTAGAAGAATATCTTATGAAGGAGCTGTTGGCTTTAGATTCCGTTGATCCTGAAGGCCGCACTGACGTGCGCCAGGCCAGAAGAGATGGTGTCAGAAAAGTGCAGAACATCCTGGAGACTTTGGAACAGAAGGCAACTGTGAATCGGGCTGCAGCTTCCCAGGATGTAATAGAAGCTGACGGCGCAGTGGACAGAGGAGTGTCTAACTCTGCTAATATGTCAGAGCAAGGAGCCTTGGAGCATCCTCAGAAGTAG